The nucleotide window CCACTGTCCCCAGAATCAGCCACCAGCGATACTTGGGATTACGAATTGTGTTGCGATACCAGTTGTAAAGTGATTGGATTGAAAAATTCATTCTTTAACCCTCGATCTATTTTTAATATTGACAAATCTACCAGCAGTATGCAGGTGTGGATATCCCCCCGAAGTTTGACGCTTATGATGCGACAACAGCAGAAGAAGGTATCTCTTATGAATGACAATGCTTAACTAGAATTGGAATGGCTTTAACAGAACAAAGAAAACCTAAGCCGGGGAGTGAGGAGGAAAGAATCCACTGTGACATTTCAAGAACTGATTGAAAAGGGCGGACCGGTGATGTGGCCCCTGCTGGCTTTATCGCTGCTATCTCTGGGAACAATTTTGGAGCGTCTGTGGTTTTGGGCGAGAATCTTAACTAAGGAAAGAGAGATTATAGATCGTATACTGGAGGCGGCGAGCCGCAACTGGGACGTTGCCGCAGAGATTGCCGGACAGGCGAGAAGACAACCTATTGGGCGCTTTTTGTATGCTCCCTTGCGGCTGGCTAACCCCGATCCAGAGGTGTTTAAACTGGCGCTGGAGTCATCAGCGGACGAGGAATTGGCTGCGATGCGCCAAGGCGACAAACTCTTAGAAGCTGTAATTGCCCTAGCGCCTCTACTAGGTTTGCTGGGTACAGTTTTGGGCTTGATCCGCTCCCTGAGTGGTATTCGTTTGGGCGATTTGGGAACGTC belongs to Funiculus sociatus GB2-C1 and includes:
- a CDS encoding MotA/TolQ/ExbB proton channel family protein encodes the protein MTFQELIEKGGPVMWPLLALSLLSLGTILERLWFWARILTKEREIIDRILEAASRNWDVAAEIAGQARRQPIGRFLYAPLRLANPDPEVFKLALESSADEELAAMRQGDKLLEAVIALAPLLGLLGTVLGLIRSLSGIRLGDLGTSSTAGVTLGISESLISTAAGLVVAITSLVFYRLFQAFLFNQIKIFRKAGNDLELLYRQEWPKFGINPHSNAIKPKIDSSEPSDR